A part of Rhopalosiphum maidis isolate BTI-1 chromosome 3, ASM367621v3, whole genome shotgun sequence genomic DNA contains:
- the LOC113558953 gene encoding uncharacterized protein LOC113558953, whose protein sequence is MQTILPEVTPKILNGCPSLESAVYQVSVINSNTTLNGGCAYINYNSSGVMRQSFSLWFNSIENVGQRCQNQGIDYLNFYCLEKSLSPTEDINEGRMKYIKLYDGAPNKTGNPDHRCALYKTGNESATTLRMAVSENDSCKGLLNLLSHPKMKIPKSKNGSMLLFFNKTGVDKLETTTLTSTLADTTTTESIESIAKRFERRGYILQNFGNRPNPFGSTRKAAVQNRGKREQRHALSYIIGGDGGRGSVSFLYGSQSAINEKDDSTNTTTTTEDKNRLRQSLEIKHMKIRRRRSASNVKSTSKTDVPVLAGINPFSLILVNRGHNNKTGSIKPLGLWDQITKLFKD, encoded by the exons ATGCAAACTATTTTGCCAGAAg TCACTCCAAAAATCTTAAATGGATGCCCATCACTTGAATCTGCGGTATATCAAGTGAGCGTGATAAATTCGAATACGACGTTGAATGGCGGTTGTGCCTATATCAACTACAATTCTAGTGGCGTAATGAGACAATCATTCAGCCTGTGGTTTAATAGTATAGAAAATGTCGGGCAACGTTGCCAAAATCAGG GGAtcgattatttgaatttttactgCCTGGAAAAATCACTTTCGCCGACAGAAGACATCAACGAGGGACGTATGaagtatataaagttatatgaTGGAGCACCTAACAAGACAGGAAATCCTGATCACAGGTGTgct TTGTACAAGACAGGCAATGAAAGCGCCACTACATTGCGAATGGCGGTTAGCGAGAACGATTCATGTAAAGGCTTGTTAAACTTACTTTCTCACCCAAAGATGAAGATTCCCAAGTCTAAAAATGGGTCCATGTTGCTATTTTTTAACAAGACTGGAGTCGATAAGTTGGAAACAACAACTCTAACATCAACTCTGGCAGATACGACGACCACCGAGTCAATAGAATCAATAGCCAAGCGGTTTGAGAGACGGGGCTACATCCTTCAAAATTTTGGAAATCGACCCAACCCATTTGGTTCAACCCGGAAAGCAGCAGTTCAGAATAGAGGAAAAAG ggAACAACGACATGCCTTATCTTACATAATTGGTGGAGATGGCGGACGAGGTTCAGTCTCGTTTCTCTATGGTTCACAGTCAGCTATAAACGAAAAAGATGATAGCACAAACACGACCACAACAACCGAGGATAAAAATAGGTTGCGCCAATCATTAGAAATCAAGCACATGAAAATAAGACGCAGGCGCTCAGCATCAAATGTGAAGTCAACATCTAAAACCGATGTTCCGGTGTTGGCAGGCATTAATCCGTTTTCTTTAATTCTAGTTAATCGTGGgcacaataataaaacggGTTCTATAAAGCCACTTGGCTTATGGGACCAAATcacgaaattatttaaagattaa
- the LOC113559072 gene encoding pyruvate kinase-like: MDSTNKPYTENPRIVPRESCYGNEMQKKASFENNYLDHLNNLKIESNPSQNTLTTIACGVLPNVTKSLIEEYCENGVSMVIFDFNGLSFEQSRKMVLEIRQGVFNYSHKKNNQVPYSMTLVLDLGGSCITTGRIFHTTPTQHLIELSTNAHVYVTNNVEYKFKCTKDRIYVNSDLILRLKTNDRIYLDYGKIELAVIRVENNETYCVIKRGELLGSEKKVHMQGIPIGLTALSKLDEEKIRTGIVLKVDVILVPGVRNSLFFDHVRKFVGTERGGDISLYAKIDNSVGLENIDDILPGVDGVFLNRPNLSMEVGHDKIFLAQKIILSKCNIVGKPTITYGEYLNSMEIGTIPSSAEVNDLINTVMDGTDCIYLDVTMRSANKLHCIQYASSLCRQGEATIWENQLFNELNKKSKPKIDPAHAVSIGCVEVSFKCNAAAIIVITTSGLSAGVVARYRPKCPVLAIVRHGKSARKLSVWRNVIALQYIDPIEKSWFKEIENRTRFAMDFGKRNSILHHGDLVLHMSCSKQKAGFSNTMKLFYVSAADLNA, translated from the exons ATGGACTCGACAAATAAACCTTACACTGAAAATCCGCGTATAGTTCCTCGG GAATCTTGCTATGGCAATGAAATGCAAAAGAAAGCATCTTTTGAGAATAACTATCTGGATcatttgaacaatttaaaaattgaatcaaaTCCATCACAAAATACATTAACCACTATTGCTTGTGGCGTCC TACCTAACGTGACTAAAAGTCTAATTGAAGAATATTGTGAAAATGGTGTATCCAtggtaatatttgattttaacggTTTATCATTTGAACAGAGTCGAAAAATGGTCTTAGAAATTCGCCAAGGGGTTTTTAATTACAGTCATAAAAAGAACAACCAAGTACCGTATTCAATGACTTTAGTACTCGATCTTGGTGGATCTTGCATTACGACTGGAAGAATATTCCATACAACA CCCACACAACATTTAATAGAATTATCGACGAACGCTCATGTGTACGTCACCAATAACgttgaatacaaatttaaatgtacgaAGGACCGTATTTATGTAAACAGTGATTTGATTCTTCGGCTCAAAACTAACGATCGAATCTACTTGGACTACGGGAAAATCGAACTTGCCGTGATTAGAGtcg AAAATAATGAAACGTATTGTGTTATAAAGCGGGGAGAATTGTTGGGTTCTGAGAAAAAAGTGCATATGCAGGGAATTCCGATTGGCTTAACAGCACTTTCAAAACTAGACGAGGAAAAAATCCGTACAGGGATCGTGCTTAAAGTGGACGTAATTCTAGTGCCTGGTGTCAGGAATTCTTTGTTTTTCGATCACGTTCGCAAGTTTGTTG gcaCAGAGCGAGGTGGAGATATCAGCCTATACGCGAAAATCGATAACTCTGTTGGACTGGAAAACATCGATGATATCTTACCAGGTGTGGATGGCGTATTCCTGAACCGACCGAACTTGTCCATGGAAGTCGGCcacgacaaaatatttttagcccAAAAGATCATATTGTCCAAATGCAATATA GTTGGGAAACCGACAATCACGTATGGGGAATATCTTAATTCCATGGAAATAGGGACAATACCTTCGAGCGCTGAAGTTAATGACCTCATAAATACCGTAATGGATGGGACCGATTGCATTTATCTGGACGTAACGATGCGAAGTGCTAACAAATTACATTGTATTCAGTATGCGTCTTCGTTGTGCAGGCAGGGTGAAGCCACTATATGGGAAAATCAGTTATTTAACGAACTCAACAAAAAG TCCAAACCAAAAATCGATCCAGCCCATGCGGTTAGCATCGGTTGCGTAGAGGTATCGTTCAAATGTAATGCAGCTGCGATTATCGTGATTACCACGTCTGGGCTTTCAGCCGGTGTTGTCGCAAGGTACCGCCCCAAATGTCCGGTGTTGGCGATTGTCAGGCACGGGAAATCTGCGAGAAAATTATCAGTATGGCGAAATGTTATAGCGTTGCAGTACATTG ATCCAATAGAAAAAAGTTGGTTTAAAGAAATCGAAAACCGTACAAGATTCGCAATGGATTTTGGAAAGAgaaatagtatattacatcATGGAGATTTGGTTTTGCACATGAGTTGCTCTAAACAAAAAGCGGGATTTTCTAACACCATGAAACTGTTTTACGTCAGTGCTGCTGATCTCAACgcataa
- the LOC113555780 gene encoding protein ALP1-like — translation MSNADQKKQEIFSPSQEKWLQISDRFFELWNIPNCVGAIDGKHFRIKCLPNTGSTYFNYKGYFSIVLMACVDADGLFTTIDVGEVGRNSDGAVFRTSNLRRALNLDILQLPPPRLLPSNNNENNFPFYFVADEAFPLTKYLMRPYPKRSLDNKKRVFNYRLSRSRKSVECAFGMMVSKFRLFEGPICCKKETINNIRKAACVLHNYIRIRQGIFSHPKIFDTQQENR, via the exons ATGTCTAATGCCGATCAGAAAAAGCAagaaa TATTTTCGCCATCACAAGAAAAATGGTTACAAATATCTGATAGATTTTTTGAGCTATGGAATATCCCGAATTGTGTGGGCGCGATTGACGGTAAACATTttcgaataaaatgtttaccgAACACAGGATCAacctatttcaattataaaggGTATTTTTCTATTGTGCTCATGGCTTGTGTTGATGCCGATGGATTATTTACGACGATAGATGTTGGTGAAGTAGGAAGAAATAGTGATGGTGCTGTATTTCGAACTTCAAATCTTAGACGTGCTTTAAATTTAGACATATTACAATTACCTCCTCCTAGACTTTTAccttcaaataataatgaaaataattttccattttattttgtcgCAGATGAAGCTTTCCCCctcactaaatatttaatgaggcCTTATCCAAAACGAAGtttggataataaaaaaagggtGTTTAATTATAGACTTTCTAGAAGCCGCAAAAGCGTCGAGTGTGCTTTTGGTATGATGGTATCCAAGTTTCGTTTATTTGAAGGGCCAATTTGTTGTAAGAaagaaactataaataatattagaaaagcTGCTTGTGtcctacataattatattcgtATCAGACAAGGAATATTTTCTCATCCTAAAATATTTGACACACAACAAGAAAATCGATAA